AACTAATATCCGACCAAGTTTACCAACGGCTGAACCAAGACATGAACGAGGTTAAGTGAATGCTGGCTTCGCTCGCGCGACGCCTACGATCAACCTCAACGAAGATACATCCCAAACTATCAAGCAATTCAAAACCTCAACACCAACTAGCTAAGGGCTAAAAGCTAATAGCTAACAGCTTCCAATGAGCATCCTAATTAACAAAAACACCCGCGTGATCTGTCAAGGCATCACCGGCAAGGTGGGGCAGTTTCATACCAAGGGCTGCAAGGAATATGGCACGCAGATGGTCGGAGGCGTGACGCCGGGGAAGAGTGGCGAGCTGGTCGAAGGGTTGCCGGTGTTCGACACGGTGATGGAGGCCGTCGAGAAGACCGGGGCCGATGCGACGATGATTTTTGTGCCGCCGGCGTTTACGGCCGATGCGATTTTGGAGGCGGTCGATGCGGGCATTAAGACGGTGATCGCGATTACCGAAGGGGTGCCGGTCATCGACATGGCGCGCGTGTACCCGATTGTGAAGCGGAGCAAGTCGGTGCTGGTCGGGCCAAATTGCCCTGGGGTGATTACGCCGGGCCAGTGCAAAATCGGCATCATGCCGGGCTACATTCACAAGCCGGGTAAAGTCGGGGTGATGAGCCGTAGTGGAACGCTGACTTACGAAGCCGTGTGGCAATTGACGAACTTGGGGCTGGGGCAATCGACTTGCGTGGGCCTCGGGGGCGATCCGATCGTCGGCACGTCGTTTATCGATTTATTGAAGATGTTTCAGGAGGATCCGAATACTGAAGCGATTTTGATGATGGGCGAGATCGGTGGGACGGCCGAAGAAGAAGCCGCAGCTTATGTGAAGCAGCATGTGGCAAAACCGGTGGCCGCGTTCATCGCCGGTCGTACCGCGCCGCCGGGGAAACGCATGGGACACGCAGGGGCGATCATCAGTGGGGGCAAAGGGACTGCCAACGAGAAGCTAGCCGCGCTTAAGGCGGCGGGAATTGAAATCGCCGAAAGCCCGGCGGATATGGGAGCGGCAGTTCAACGGGCGATGGTGCGGAAGAAGTAAATGTAAATTGCAAAATGCAAAATGAAAATTGAGGGGCAGATGCCTTCGATTTTTCATTCTGCAATTTGCATTTTGCAATCTCCCTAGTCCCACCACCATTGTTCGCGGCCGGCGCCTTTCTTTGGGGCCGCTCCGCCGCGGTCGGCTTTCAACAGTCCGTAAGTGTCGGTTTTGATCTCCGACGCTTGTACAAACTTATTTGGATTCACCGTCACGCCTCCGCCGACGCCACAGAGGATGTGGATTTTGTTGACGATGCGGTGATTGATGGCCGCTTCGATATGCTTTGGCTCGGTCGCGACTTCCACCTGGTAGCCGCCGCCCGTGCCGAAGTGCGTCAGGTGCCATCGGACTTTTTCAGGTAGGTTTTCGTTGCGGCACAGCGCGGCGACGATCGCCAGGTCGCAGATGTTTTGCAACTCGGCGTAGATCGGGTACTTGATCGCCAGGCTTTTGAATTCCCTGGTAAAATTCTGGGCGAATTCGCTGTTCAGCGGGTCCGATTCGCCGGTGTGGATGCGCTGGCCCGATTCGGTCAGCATTTCGTTTTCGCTGAGGAGCTTGACCCCTTGGCCTTGGAGTTCGAACCCGTCGCGGTCGGTCGTGGCGACGATTGCTTGGTAATTCAGTGTGAACCACCAGCGCAATACATCCATCGGAGGCGGCGCTTGTCCTGGCGACACTTTGATCATTTCCAAATAGCTCGGCACGTCCAGTACACCCTCTTCGAGTCCCAGGCCGACAAGCTTCATTCGATAGTCGGCTTCGACGAGCGATCGCGCGATGCGGGTTCGTGGGTCGATGCCATGGACATCGATCTCTTGAAGCCCCAGTTTTTCTTTGAGCGTCTTCAGCCAGGCACCACTCTGGCCTGGTTTTAACGGCGCTTTCTTCGACTCGGCCAGAAACTCTTGCACTTCTTTCAAGGACGCCTGCGTCGGATAGATGCGGCAACCAAACGTCGCATCTTTGGCAGACAGAATGTGTCGGAAAACGACAACTAAATCATCGAGTCGCAACACGGGATGGTGTGTATCGACGCTAATCAATCGACCTTCGCGGTCGGGGCGCCAATCTCCCGCGGGGCCGGCAAGCACCAAATCGCCTTCTTCGGGATAGACGAATAGGTATTTGATCCGCTGCAGGCCAGCAAGCGTTCGCATTTCTTCCGTTGGTTTGCCTCCTCGAGCCGCGAGCAATTGCACTTGGCGCTCCAACCGAGTCAGCGAAACTTTCCGTAAACGAGTCTGGCTGCGGGCTGCGGCAGAAACTTCCCGTTCCTTGGCCTCCTGCCGCAGGCGAGCCAAGCTTCCGCTGGAATCGTCTTTGACCGTGCGACGCATCACGCCCGCGGCGTCGATGTGGACGCCGGTTTCAAAGCCGTCGATCGTGCCCGGCCCGCCGAGGTCGGACCAGGTCGAAGTGGCAATAGTCCCCGTAATTAAATCGATCAGCGGGTCGAAATCGGCTTGCGACCCTCCCGTGGCGCTGCGCGATCCCATGGGCGTTTCACGAATCGACGAGAGGGTTTCCGCCACGAGC
This region of Pirellulales bacterium genomic DNA includes:
- the sucD gene encoding succinate--CoA ligase subunit alpha; the encoded protein is MSILINKNTRVICQGITGKVGQFHTKGCKEYGTQMVGGVTPGKSGELVEGLPVFDTVMEAVEKTGADATMIFVPPAFTADAILEAVDAGIKTVIAITEGVPVIDMARVYPIVKRSKSVLVGPNCPGVITPGQCKIGIMPGYIHKPGKVGVMSRSGTLTYEAVWQLTNLGLGQSTCVGLGGDPIVGTSFIDLLKMFQEDPNTEAILMMGEIGGTAEEEAAAYVKQHVAKPVAAFIAGRTAPPGKRMGHAGAIISGGKGTANEKLAALKAAGIEIAESPADMGAAVQRAMVRKK
- a CDS encoding DUF1598 domain-containing protein; the encoded protein is MLSAIAAALQVALGFLCVAQLDASSLDAAIDTGEFGPALAQVAQMPTEERDQALQRIAIAQVRSGDRPASLQTASRIDDDRLVAETLSSIRETPMGSRSATGGSQADFDPLIDLITGTIATSTWSDLGGPGTIDGFETGVHIDAAGVMRRTVKDDSSGSLARLRQEAKEREVSAAARSQTRLRKVSLTRLERQVQLLAARGGKPTEEMRTLAGLQRIKYLFVYPEEGDLVLAGPAGDWRPDREGRLISVDTHHPVLRLDDLVVVFRHILSAKDATFGCRIYPTQASLKEVQEFLAESKKAPLKPGQSGAWLKTLKEKLGLQEIDVHGIDPRTRIARSLVEADYRMKLVGLGLEEGVLDVPSYLEMIKVSPGQAPPPMDVLRWWFTLNYQAIVATTDRDGFELQGQGVKLLSENEMLTESGQRIHTGESDPLNSEFAQNFTREFKSLAIKYPIYAELQNICDLAIVAALCRNENLPEKVRWHLTHFGTGGGYQVEVATEPKHIEAAINHRIVNKIHILCGVGGGVTVNPNKFVQASEIKTDTYGLLKADRGGAAPKKGAGREQWWWD